Proteins encoded together in one Coffea arabica cultivar ET-39 chromosome 2c, Coffea Arabica ET-39 HiFi, whole genome shotgun sequence window:
- the LOC140004033 gene encoding uncharacterized protein: MPSSTLLLLVVFIIDLIAFALAVAAEQRRASATTTANATSNYCVYESDVATGLGVGSLLCLLASQLLVMFASRCLCCGRALRPGRPRTWAIVLFITCWLTFFIAEVCLLAGSVKNAYHTKYRTIVSQNPPSCETLRKGVFGAAAAFIVFTGVLSELYYVSYSRADDGYLPNVRDAGIRMGAL; encoded by the exons ATGCCTTCTTCAACGCTTTTGCTGTTGGTGGTGTTTATTATTGATTTGATAGCTTTTGCACTTGCTGTTGCTGCTGAGCAAAGAAGGGCTTCT GCAACAACTACCGCAAATGCTACTTCAAACTATTGCGTCTATGAATCAGATGTTGCAACTGGCTTGGGTGTGGGGTCACTGCTGTGCCTTCTGGCAAGTCAACTACTTGTGATGTTTGCAAGTCGATGCTTGTGTTGTGGCAGGGCACTACGACCTGGCCGTCCAAGGACCTGGGCAATTGTCCTATTTATAACCTGCTG GTTGACCTTTTTTATTGCTGAAGTGTGCTTGCTAGCTGGTTCTGTGAAAAATGCCTACCATACCAAGTACAGAACTATTGTGTCTCAGAACCCTCCTTCCTGCGAGACATTGAGAAAGGGGGTCTTTGGGGCTGCGGCTGCATTCATCGTTTTCACTGGCGTACTCTCTGAGCTCTACTACGTGAGTTATTCAAGGGCTGATGATGGATACCTCCCTAATGTTAGGGATGCTGGCATAAGGATGGGGGCCTTATAA
- the LOC140035033 gene encoding uncharacterized protein translates to MGLNTKQVSSDHPLDWNQTLLDSGAVELPKPPPAKRQQQNQQQQSEPLKCPRCGSSNTKFCYYNNYNKSQPRHFCKACKRHWTNGGTLRNVPVGGGRKNKRLKTANAATITTAITTTNTAIVGGGSSNRNYANLAQSQRDCHNSPLATINDQKNISDILYQALISSSSSVQHDPINAFTSKTSMSNAITGPMLSLPQDRHSLQFSFSSLSPFDTIPCSFPCSNLSLNNAYDYTAELDHLESSTVTTVTPSTTSAGVFSQSSWQGQTTNTSSTLAEMPNYWNWNDMDPLVSADLNIPWDDIEIKP, encoded by the coding sequence ATGGGATTAAATACTAAACAAGTTTCGAGTGATCATCCACTGGATTGGAACCAAACTTTGTTGGATTCTGGCGCGGTGGAGTTGCCGAAACCCCCTCCAGCGAAAAGGCAACAACAGAATCAGCAACAGCAATCAGAGCCTTTGAAGTGTCCAAGGTGTGGTTCCTCGAATACAAAGTTTTGTTACTACAACAATTACAACAAGTCTCAACCTCGCCATTTTTGCAAAGCTTGTAAGAGGCACTGGACTAATGGAGGGACTCTTCGTAATGTGCCCGTTGGCGGTGGTCGCAAAAACAAGCGCCTGAAGACAGCAAATGCTGCCACGATCACCACTGCCATCACCACCACCAATACTGCCATTGTTGGCGGCGGCAGTAGTAACAGGAATTATGCCAATCTTGCTCAGAGCCAGCGAGATTGTCATAATTCTCCTCTAGCCACTATTAATgaccagaaaaatatttctgATATTCTTTACCAGGCCTTGATTAGCAGTTCTTCTTCAGTCCAGCATGATCCAATCAATGCCTTCACCAGCAAGACTTCGATGAGCAATGCTATTACTGGTCCAATGCTATCGCTGCCTCAAGATCGTCATAGTTTACAATTTTCATTCTCTAGTTTAAGCCCTTTTGATACAATCCCATGCTCATTTCCTTGCTCCAATTTATCCCTGAATAACGCTTATGATTATACTGCGGAGCTTGATCATCTGGAATCATCAACAGTTACTACAGTCACTCCATCTACAACGAGTGCTGGTGTTTTTTCTCAGTCATCGTGGCAAGGTCAGACAACAAATACCAGCAGTACCCTGGCCGAAATGCCAAACTACTGGAATTGGAATGATATGGATCCATTGGTTTCAGCTGACCTCAATATTCCGTGGGATGATATAGAGATTAAGCCCTGA
- the LOC113725976 gene encoding uncharacterized protein: MTVEVANGVAGGLSYPNGDLKTQNPSATAKKSRESERRRRRRKQKKNKAASGTNNTGDESDNAAAASEDANGTTDNDSAKENSDPQKVLEQVEVEYVPEKAELDGDLDDELRKVFEKFSFKDAVGSEENDKKDESAPDATSNKKVDSDSDGEEQDPQQKEKGLSNKKKKLQRRMKIAELKQISSRPDVVEVWDATAADPKLLVFLKSYRNTVPVPRHWCQKRKFLQGKRGIEKQPFQLPDFIAATGIEKIRQAYIEKEDSKKLKQKQRERMQPKMGKMDIDYQVLHDAFFKYQTKPKLTTHGDLYFEGKEFEVKLREMKPGMLSQELKEALGMPEGAPPPWLINMQRYGPPPSYPHLKIPGLNAPIPPGAKFGFQPGGWGKPPVDEHGNPIYGDVFGVLQQEQPNYEEEPVDKSKHWGDFEEEEEEEEEEEEEEEEEQIEEEEMEDGIQSVDSLSSTPTGVETPDVIDLRKQQRKEPEKPLYQVLEEKEERIAPGTLLGTTHTYVINTGTQDKTAAKRVDLLRGQKADRVDVTLAPEELEVMDNVLPAKYEEAREEEKLRSQREDFSDMVAENENKRKRKMQEKEGKSKKKKDFKF; encoded by the exons ATGACCGTCGAGGTAGCGAACGGCGTTGCAGGGGGCTTATCCTATCCGAACGGGGACTTGAAAACCCAAAACCCTAGCGCCACTGCCAAGAAATCTCGGGAGAGCGAGCGGCGCCGGAGGCGGCGCAAGCAGAAGAAGAACAAGGCGGCGTCTGGGACCAATAATACCGGTGACGAGAGTGACAATGCCGCTGCCGCCTCCGAGGATGCTAACGGCACCACCGATAATGATAGCGCCAAGGAGAACTCGGATCCTCAAAAG GTCTTGGAGCAAGTTGAGGTGGAGTATGTTCCAGAAAAGGCTGAACTTGACGGTGATTTAGATGATGAATTGAGGAaggtttttgagaaattcagtTTCAAGGATGCTGTTGGTTCTGAG GAGAATGACAAAAAGGATGAAAGTGCACCTGATGCCACCTCCAATAAGAAGGTTGATTCAGATTCAGATGGAGAAGAGCAGGACCCCCAGCAAAAGGAGAAAGGCCTTtccaataaaaagaaaaag CTCCAACGTCGGATGAAAATTGCTGAACTGAAACAGATTTCCTCAAGACCTGATGTTGTTGAG GTCTGGGATGCTACTGCTGCAGACCCTAAGCTGTTAGTATTTCTTAAATCTTATAGAAATACAGTTCCAGTTCCAAGGCACTGGTGTCAGAAGCGGAAATTTTTGCAG GGAAAACGAGGAATTGAGAAACAGCCCTTTCAACTTCCTGATTTTATTGCTGCCACTGGAATTGAGAAAATCAGACAA GCATATATTGAAAAGGAGGACAGTAAAAAACTTAAACAGAAACAGCGTGAGAGGATGCAGCCTAAGATGGGAAAAATGGACATTGACTATCAG GTACTGCATGATGCATTTTTCAAATACCAGACCAAACCAAAGCTCACAACACATGGTGATCTGTACTTTGAAGGAAAGGAGTTTGAG GTAAAGTTGCGGGAAATGAAGCCAGGCATGTTATCACAGGAACTGAAAGAGGCTCTTGGTATGCCAGAAGGAGCCCCTCCTCCTTGGCTTATTAATATGCAG AGGTATGGGCCCCCACCTTCCTATCCTCATCTTAAGATTCCGGGATTAAATGCACCTATTCCACCTGGAGCTAAATTTGGCTTTCAACCTGGAGGCTGGGGCAAACCACCTGTTGATGAA CATGGGAACCCTATATATGGAGATGTCTTTGGAGTTCTTCAGCAAGAGCAGCCTAATTATGAG GAGGAACCAGTTGATAAGAGTAAACATTGGGGTGACTttgaggaggaggaagaggaggaggaggaggaggaggaagaggaggaggaagaacaGATTGAGGAAGAGGAAATGGAAGATGGTATTCAATCGGTGGATAGCCTTTCAAG CACACCTACTGGCGTTGAGACTCCAGACGTTATTGATCTTCGCAAGCAGCAAAGGAAGGAGCCAGAGAAGCCTTTGTATCAG GTGcttgaagagaaagaagagaggATAGCTCCAGGAACCCTACTTGGAACAACTCACAC GTATGTGATCAATACTGGCACACAAGACAAGACTGCCGCAAAAAGG GTTGATCTGCTTAGAGGTCAGAAAGCTGATAGAGTTGATGTCACATTAGCACCAGAGGAGTTAGAAGTCATGGATAATGTCTTGCCAGCCAA ATACGAGGAAGCTAGGGAAGAAGAGAAGTTAAGAAGCCAGAGAGAAGATTTCAGTGACATGGTTGCTGAG AATGAGAATAAAAGGAAGAGAAAGATGCaggaaaaagaaggcaagtcaaagaagaagaaggatttCAAGTTCTAG